One Dehalococcoidales bacterium genomic window, TCATTCCAGGCCGAAGCTCTGAGAGAAGGGGAAGCAAAGAGGCAGCGAAGAATCTCTGCCTTTTGCTGGAAGGATGCTGCCACGAGATTGCTTCGTCGCTGTGCTCCTCGCAATGACAACGTAGCTGAATCATGCCTGCACCTGTCATTCCAGGCCGAAGCTCTGAGCGGAGGGGAAGCGAAGAGGCAGCGAAGAATCCCTGCCTTTTGCTGGAAGGATGCTGCCACGAGATTGCTTCGTCGCTGTGCTCCTCGCAATGACAACGTAGCTTAAGAGAGTGGGGTCGAGCTATAAAACCCGACCCCACTCTGCTCCGGGGGCACTGCCACCCCGCACCGGGAGATGTGAACCCCCCGGCAGCTTTGGAGAACTAGTTTCCGGTAACGATGACATCCTCGCCCAGCGTCTCGCCACGGATTTCCGGTTTGTAGTAGGAATACACCTCGGAGCTAACACCCCTGGCTTTTACGGGGTACATTGCCTGCACCTGGAAGGTGAAGGATATCCGGTCGCCGGTAAACATATCCTCAATGTAGAATATCACCTTGCGCCCGGCAACATCGTAGCGCTTGAGCCTGGCCTCCCCTTCAACAGCAGCCGCGATGGTCTCCGCCACCGGGGTAAAGCCAGTCGGTACAGAGATATCGGCAACTATCATCCCTGCCTTCATGGGCACCGGTGGGTTGAAGGCCAGTTCCACCGATACTGTCACCAGGTCGTTCACCTCGACATCAGTGACATCGTAGTCAACGTCTATACTCAGGATTTCCTCGCCCCTCTCCGCCTCGGGCAGGTTGAATCTGCGCACCACCTGTGCGACGGCCTCACCCTTACCGGTGACACCTATCTCGACCTCACGGTCTACCGGTATCGCCACCACCTGGAGGACATCGAAATTGTCCTGGGTCAGCCTGAGTTGCTTGCTGATTCCTTCGGTATCGATGGTTATCGTCAGGTCGACATCGGCCCTGGAGCCGGTGGAGTATTCGGTGAGCGCCTGAAGGGTGACCACCGTGTCCTGAGTGGAGCCGAAGCCGCCGTAGGCGTTTCTGCGCGATACCAGCCATTTTGAGGAGCGTGACGCATTGAAGACATCGCCACGTTTGATGAGAGCCAGGGTGGCATAGGCAGTGGTCTCAATCTCGGTGCTTCGATTCTGGTCCGGCGGCATGCGGCGGGTGATGCCCTTGCCTTCCACAGGCACCGGCCCTTCTCCGGCACCCCAGTGCAGACCGTCCTCGTCTTCCTGGGCCATGTCCATCAGCTTCTGGTAAACTTCATTGCTTTTGTCGCTACCGGCAAACTCCAGGGCGTAGGCGGTGAGCGCCACAGTGTAGGCGTCATCCATTCCGCTGAGCCTGCCTTCCAGGTAATCGACCGCCCTGGCAGCGCCGGTGGTGTCCCCTGCTTCCATCAGTGCTATGGCCACATAGGCAGTCAGGGCATCCTTACCGGACATCCCGCCCAACATCTCCTGGTGGTGTACAAACCCGACGACGTCAAAGGAGCCGTCCTGGTTCTGGTGACCCTTTATCCACGTCCTGGCCTCATTGAGCACACTATCGTCGATATACATCAGGTCCCTGGCCTGGGCGAACGACTTCAGGACAAAGGCGGTCAGCCACAGGCTACCCTCATCATCGCTCTGACCGAAGGCGGAGAAGCTGCCGTCATTACGGCGGTAGGTCAACTGCC contains:
- a CDS encoding alpha-2-macroglobulin family protein; this translates as NSEVAADYIPFQVIPEYPHEVTAEFSKEEAAPGTEVDINLTTEGEARVGIAVVDRSVFILAENRLNLQQVFDELERLHMKPQVELHEVSIYPTITTRGAKDVFEDAGVVVLSNNNIPEGKEYESQGGKGIFLARDGLMEKGMAEVEEAEVAPAAAPVVDDAGNGTLAEVQRVRQFFPETWLWAELTTGTDGRKSVTVTVPDTITTWMMRAIAISREKGLGIGEDQLRAFQPFFLKIDLPYSAIRSEEFPVQVAIYNYLDEPQSVQVEIEEADWFDLLDETVRTVEIAANEIGGASFMIRPTGLGINEVKVTARSKQAADAMIKTIIIEPEGVSREVVDNLNLSEGDSRVISTAIPFAAVTGSGRAYLTVTSSYLTQTIEGLEGLIQMPFGCGEQNMITLAPDIFITRYLQESGQVKPEIMARAEKLMITGYQRQLTYRRNDGSFSAFGQSDDEGSLWLTAFVLKSFAQARDLMYIDDSVLNEARTWIKGHQNQDGSFDVVGFVHHQEMLGGMSGKDALTAYVAIALMEAGDTTGAARAVDYLEGRLSGMDDAYTVALTAYALEFAGSDKSNEVYQKLMDMAQEDEDGLHWGAGEGPVPVEGKGITRRMPPDQNRSTEIETTAYATLALIKRGDVFNASRSSKWLVSRRNAYGGFGSTQDTVVTLQALTEYSTGSRADVDLTITIDTEGISKQLRLTQDNFDVLQVVAIPVDREVEIGVTGKGEAVAQVVRRFNLPEAERGEEILSIDVDYDVTDVEVNDLVTVSVELAFNPPVPMKAGMIVADISVPTGFTPVAETIAAAVEGEARLKRYDVAGRKVIFYIEDMFTGDRISFTFQVQAMYPVKARGVSSEVYSYYKPEIRGETLGEDVIVTGN